In Rhizobium sp. BG4, the genomic stretch AGCCGAGGCGGCCATAAAGACGCTCGGCCGGGCCACCTTGAACGGTATCGAGAAGAAGTAGCGTTCGCGCACGGTTCCGCGCCTCAACCTCAACCGCTTTCATCAGCGCCTCGCCAATGCCTCGATTCCTAAATGTCGGGTGGACCAGAAGCTTGTAGACCTCGCCCCGATGCGGAGCATTTGGCTCCGGTGAAAGGTAAAGCTGTACCGTTCCCACGATCTCGCCGTCTACCGTCGCGCAAATCAGCAGACGTTCTCCAACGCCAACGGAGGCAAAAACGCCCTCCCAATAGGAAGCTACGGCGGCGGCATTCACCGGGATTACGTGGCCAACAAGAGCGCCGCCTTCAACGCTGTCGATCAGGATGTCCGAAAATCGAGGAAGGTGCCGGGCGGCCGTGTCAGCATCAAAGATGTCGATCGATGTTGTGGGCATTCAAAGCCGCCTCCGGCACGGCGGCCAGATTAATCGCACAAACATACCACAAAATGAACAGTTCGGAGATCGAGCAATCTTCGCGATTGGTTATAGTTGCGCACGCCGGAACCGCGTAGATCATGCCGACACGACGTTCGAAGGCCACTCTTGCCCTTCGCCTTCGCTACGAGCAGAAGACGCCCACGGAATAGGCGGCAGCGAGCGAACCGCCCGGCCCCTCTTCCGTCCCGACCGTGTCACGATGGACCGCCAAGCCATGTATCGCCATGGAGGAGTTATGCCACAATTCCCCTGCGCTGCACAGATGAGGGCGGCGGCGCGCTCAGCCGCCCTGATCGCGATCCATCTTGATCTGCCGCAGCATGCTGTGGCCGGAGACGAGGAGCTCGAGCAGGAAGGCGGCCAGCGAGGCCATCAGCGAAACGATGGCGCCGCCGAAGAACCACACCAGATTTTCTGGCCTGAGACGCACGGCAAGCGCGCCCGAGAGAAGATTGAGGATTGCGCAACAAGTACAGATACCGGCGAAGACACCAAGGATGACGGCGGCCTCAAGGATGAGGGTCCGGCTGCGGAGATAGACGAGCTGGCGCGAGCGGTTTTCGCGCGGCAGGTGGGTGTCCGTCACCTCGTTCAGCCTGTCCGAGACGCGCCCCAGGCGGGTGACGTAGATCCCGACAAAGGCCGGTGCCGGCGAGCAGGAAAACCGGGGCAAGCGAGGTCTGGATGACCTCTGCATAGTCGACAATGATCGGAGGGGTGTCCATCCGGATTCCCTGACGGTTCGATGCAGCAAGAGCATATCAGGATATGACGGGGGCTTCCACGGAGGCAATGTGAAAGGTGGAGGCTCAGCCAGAGGGGACGTTGGCGCAGCTTGGCTCGCCGGCTAGAAGGACAGGAACAAACGAGGGAGGATTGCGATGACGGACGTGCTCGACGAGGGACCTTTCTTTCATGGCACAGTCGCAGCGCTGCGCGCGGGTGATCTGCTGACCGCGGGGTACAGGTCGAATTACCATCCTGATGTCGTCATGAACCACATCTATTTCACAAGCCTTGTGGACGGCGCCGGGCTTGCCGCCGAAATTGCGGCCGAACTCATCAAAGGCGGCAGCATTCCGCATGTCTACGCTGTGGAACCGACAGGGCCATTCGAGAACGACCCGAATGTGACAGACAAGAAATTCCCCGGAAACCCGACCCGGTCCTACCGCAGCCGCGCACCGCTCAAGGTCATCGGCGAAATCACGCAGTGGACCAGATTGACGCCTGAAGCGCTGCAGGCGTGGAGAGAACGGCTCGCCGTGCTGCTTTCAGATGAACGGGCCGAGATTATCAATTGATGCGGGGTGACGCGGAGGTGTGGGGCGTCAACGGCTGTCGCCAGAGCGCTACGTCGTGCTGTGCGGCCGCCTTCGCGTAAGCGGCAAAAGAGTCGTTTCAGCCCAAGGACTTGGGCTGACTGGATTCCTGTGACGTCCCGTGGGCGCAGCCCTAAGGCAACAGGAATGAGGGAGGTGGGTTGCTCTCCAGGCACAGGGCGGTGGGTAAGCGTCGGGCCCCGCATCTTGGCTCCCGTTTCAACCTTCAGGTGCCCGTCAGGTTCGATCACTAGGTGCCAGCTGCTGGGCTCAACCGAGGAGATTCGTTCGTATGTTCCGATACAAAAGCATTTTTGTCGCGCTTGGTGTGCTGTGCTTGGCAACTCCAACGCTCGCCGCCACAACGATCAAGGTGACTGAAGATGGTGAGGGCGGCGGCCCTATGACCCTGACTGTTGATCAGCCGACAGTGAAGGCAGGCGACGTCGTATTCATGGTCCACAATGACGCAATGACCGAAGAACACGAGATGGTTCTGGTCAAACTCAAGGCATCGAACCAACAGGTTTCCGTTGCGGAAGGCAAACACCGAGTCGACGAGAAGCAACTCAAAAGCTTGGGAGAGGTTTCCGACCTCAAACCAGGTGCCGATGGTACGCTGAAGGCTAAGCTTGCACCGGGCTCCTATCTTCTCCTCTGCAACATCAAGGGTCATTTCGAAGCAGGGATGCATGCCGCGCTAACTGTGGTCAAATGATATCGGTCCGGCGGCGTCTTTGCCGCCGGAATTTCCAAGCCTCCGTGGGCGATCCCCCCACCGCCCCATCTTCCAATGGTCTTCAGGCATTTGCCGGCCCACAACCGCACCAACGCCCTCAATCCCGATACCCCGACCCCTCCCGATCCAGCACCCGGCGCACACTTTCCAGATGCATCCGCGCGCTTTCCGGGTCGCCCTCGCGCATCTGCCTCGCCGCAGCCGCCGCCACCTCGGGCGCAACCGGCAGCAGGCGGCGGCCGGTGCTCATGGCCTTGAGCTGCACTTCAGCGGCGCGTTCGAGGTAGTAGAGATCGTCCCAGGCCTCGGCGATATTGGGGGCGCAGACCATGACGCCGTGGTTCTTCATGAACAGGATGTCGTTGCCGCCGAGGACGGCGGCGATGCGGTCGCCTTCGCGTTCGTCGAGCGCCAGGCCGTTGTAATTCTCGTCGACGGCAACGCGACCATAGAATTTCAGGGCGGTCTGGCCGGCGAAGATCAGCGGCTCGCCCTCGACCATGCTGAGCGCCGTGGCATTCGGCATGTGGGTGTGGAAGGCGGCGCCGACGCGGGGCGACATCTTGTGCAGGCGGGCGTGGATATAGAAGGCGGTCGCCTCCGGCACGCCGTCACCGGCGACGACATTGCCGTCGAAATCGCAGATCAGCAGCGAGGAGGCCGTCGCCTCCTGGAAGGCCCAGCCGAGGCGGTTGACGATGAAGAGATCGGGATGGCCGGGGACGATGGCCGAGAAATGGTTGCAGATCCCCTCCTCCAGGCCGAGTTTCGCCGCCATCCTGAGGCAGGCGGCGAGATCGGCGCGCGCCTTCCAGATCTCCTCGGTATCGAGCGAGACATTGCGCAGGAGGGCAGGCCCGCCCTTGGTGATGTTCAGTTCGTGAGCCATGTTTGCCTCCGCAGCAGTGGTTACATCCAGCCGGCGGCAGCGAGCACGCCGGGTACCTTTTCGAGATCGGGGACGACCGCATCGGCGCTGTAATCGCTGAGCGGCTTGCGCCCCGTGCTGCGATCGACCCAGACCGTACGAAAGCCCAATCTGCGGGCGGCGGCAAGGTCAAGATGCGGGCTTGCGCATATATGGACGAGATCATTCATGCCGATGCCGAGTTGTTTCCAGGCATGATGGAAGATTTGGGTGGTGGGCTTGTAGGCGCCGGCCTGCTCGGCGGTGATGACGCGGTCGACATGGCCGCCGAGCTGGGCGACGTTGCCGGCAATGATCGCATCGTCGGTATTGGAGATGATGGCGAGGCGGAAGCCCGCCGCCTTCAGGCGCCCCAGCGTCTCCACCACTTCGGGGAATGGCGGCATCCTGCCGATCGAGGAGGTCAGGATTTCGGCATCGTCAGGGGTGAAGGCGAGGCCGAATTCACCCATCGCCCGCTCCAACGCGATGGCGCTGACCCCTTTGAACGAGCGGTGCGGACGCTCTTCCTCCAGCGCGTGCTCGTGGCGGTCATAGGTGGCGATGAAGGCGGGCTGGTCGATGTCGCCGCCCTTCGCCGACAGGATCCTGTCCATGGCGGCGAGCAGGCCCTCGTCCCATTGGATGAGGGTCCCGTAGCAATCGAAGGTCAGCCAGCTTGGGCGGTTTCCGGGAAGGGTCATATCCGTCGTCTCCTTGTGTGGGGGCAGATTGACAAAGGCCGGCGCCATTGAGAAATTAAATAAGAAAATTTCCCTCAGTGAAAAATCAAATGAGCTACGGTTTCGATCTCGATCTCCTCAAGACCTTCGCCGCCGTCGTCGATACCGGCGGCTTCACCCGGGCGGCCGAGCGGGTGCATCTGACGCAATCGACGGTGAGCCAGCAGGTGAAGAAGCTGGAGACCAATATCGGCCATGCGCTGCTGTTGCGCGACACGACGGGCGGGGTGCAGACGACGGAGGCGGGCGAGCTGCTGCTCAGCTATGCCCGGCGGCTGCTTTCGACCGCCGAGGAAGCGGCCGAGGCGATGCGCAGGCCGGCGGCGCCGCGCACGGTGCGGCTCGGCGTGCCCGAGGATTTCGCCGGGCGGCGGCTGATCGGGCTGCTCTCGGGCTTTTCGGCCGCCTCCCCGCATATAAGGCTCGATACGGTGAGCGGCTGGAGCACGGAGCTGCGCCGGCTGCTGGAAGCCGGCGAGATCGACCTGGCGCTGATCAAGCGGGAGCCGGGCGATGGCCCAGCACTCGCAAGCTGGAAGGAAGAGCTGATCTGGGTGGAGGGTGAAACGCGGGCGGCGGAGAGCGATCCGGTGCCGCTGGCGGTCTTCCCGGTCGGCTGCATCTACCGCGAGCGGGCAATCCGCGCCATCGAGCGCAGCGGACGGCGCTGGCGGATCGCCTATACCAGCCAGGGGCTGATGGGCGTGCAGGCGGCCGTCGCCTCCGGGCTCGGCATCAGCCTGCTGCCATCGGATGCGGTGCTGCCAGAGCACCGGCCGCTTTCGGCCGCCGATGGCTTCGAGCCGCAACCGGCATCGGAGCTGGCGCTGGTGAAAGGACGGCCGCGGCTTTCGGCGGAAGCGAAATCGCTCGGCGAATTCCTGACCGGCAATCTGGCGCCCTAGGGCCGATTGGCCCGGAAATGCGGCAGGGGCGAGCGTGGCGCCCGCCCCTCAGCCGGTGTCTCAGCCGAACTTTTCCGTCGTATCGGCCTTGCCCTTCACCCAATAGCCGGAGGCCTTGATCCAGGCGAGCGGATAACCGCGCTCCTCGGTGAGATAGGCGCGGATGGCGCGCACGACCGAGGCCTCGGCGGCGACCCAGACGAGGGTCTGCGGGGCGATGTCGATGCCGCTCAGCGCGGCGATCAGCGGCGCGGCATCGGTTGCGGCATCGAGCGGGCGGTGGACCCAGCGGGTGGTGAGCTCAGCCGTTGTCTCGAAGCTCTGCTGCTCCTGCGGCCCGGCGACGGCGCCGAGCACGGTGATGACGGTGCCCTCGCCACTTTCCTCGACGCGCCGGCCGATTGCCGGAAGCGCGGTCTCGTCGCCGACCAGCAGCCAGCGCCTGACCTTGTCGGAGATCACCGCCGAGCCGCGCGGGCCGCCGATTTCGAGCATGGTACCCGGTTTCGCATCGATCGCCCATTGGGTGACCGGGCCGGCCTCGTGCAGGGCGAAATCGATGGTCAGGCTGCGGGCGGCGTTGTCATAGCGGCGCGGGGTATAGTCGCGGCGCTCTTCCTCTCCATCGGCGCCTGAAACGATGACCTTGATATGGTCATCCGGCGCGAGGCTGACGAAATCGGCGAGGTCTTCGCCACGGAGCACGACGCGGCGCATGCCGGGCGTGATGTCGGTGACGCTTTCGGCGACCAGCGAGCGGCGGCGCAGCTCATGCCTGACACGTTCGATTTCGGGGGCGGAAATATCTTTGGCGTTGGTATCCATCTTGTCCTTCAGGGGCTCATAAAGCTCGATCCGCAGGACACAGTCGCGCAGATCGAAGCCGCAGAGCCGTTCGATCATACGCGTTGAGTGACGTTAACGCTTACGTGGCCGGGCAGACGCCCGGACAGTGACGAACCGGCTTAAACCGACAGTGCCCCCCGGCGCAAGAGGCCGCGCGGCGGATATATCCAATGTTGCTAAGATTTAACTTATGCAAGGCGGGTGGGTCCGATGGTCGTCTGAATGGCAATATAGGATGCGATGGCGGATCAAAAAAGATGATGGCTTCAGGTATTTGAGCCGCCCGCTTCCAGCCGATCGCGATAGGCGGCAATCAGCTTGGCGGCGACGAAGACTTCCGTTCCGGCAAGGCCGGCGGAGCAGAACAGGGTCGTTTCGTCCTCTCCCACAGGTCTTGCGGATGAATTTCCGGCAAGCGCGCTCAGATCGGCAAGCGGCACGGCAGCAGCAGCCTTGGAGAGAAAGAACGGTGCGTCATAGGCTGTCGTCTGCTCGATGGAATCGGTGGCGACCATCGCCGCCTTGAGGGCGATATCGAGGTCGAGCTCGTGGCCATCCACCGTCTTGGGGCCGACGGAATTGACATGCGCGCCGGGTTTCAGCCAGGCGGCCTCGATAACGGGAACCCTGCTGTCCGTGGCGCAAATGACGATGTCAGCATCGGCTACGGCCTCGCGCGCCGAACTCTCGGGCAAGACGGGCAGCTTCAACCGGGCTTCCATCCCGGCAGCGAAAGCGCGGCATCTTTCGCTGTTGCGGCTGAAGACGCGGACCTGCCGGAGAGGCCGGACGATCGATGCGGCTTCGAGCTGTGTCCGGGCCTGCAGACCGCTGCCGATCACGGCAACGTTCGCCGCGCTCCCGGAGGACATGCGACGGATGGCGATGCCGCCGATCGCACCGGTTCTGATCGCGCCGAGCTGTTCGCCCACGACGACGCCTTCCAGCCTGGCGGTCGCGATCGACCAGACGGCGACGACCTGATCCTGCCTGCTCCCGGCGAAGGTCTCGTAGGCGCGGAAACCGGCCAGAGCCCGCTCCCCATCGACCCTCCGACGGTGAAGACGAGGCTTCCCGCCCCCGCAAAGGGAACCGCATGCCGTGGGCGCGCGATGAGGAGACCGGCGGCCTTTGCCGCCAGGGCCTCCTCGACCACCTCTATCGCCAATGCCATTGCCGGCATCGCCGCCAGCTGCTCGTCACCAAGAACAATCATTTCCACCTCCGCGCCGATCGGCGCAAGCCTGGCATCTCAACCTAGGTTGAGGTCAAGCGGGCCAGGTCTCCATCCCCGGCCTGTATCCCTCCTCGCCCCAATGCTGCATCCGCGCGCTGCGGCGCGGCGGGTTGTAGTGGCGGGCGAGTGCCAGGAGGGCGGTGCGGAGCATCAGCTTGGCGGAGCGCACCGGCCATTGGCGTTCGCGCTCCACGGTTTCCAGGCCCTTCATGAAGCAGCAGATATCGAGGGCTGCGCCTGCAAGCTCCGGCCCCATCGCCTCGATGGCGCGGTTGACGGCGATGCGGGCGGCGATGGCGCTGTCGGCGAGATCGGCCATGCCGCCGCGCTCGCCTCTGGTGCGGCCGGAGAGGCGCGGCTGCCAGGAGGCGGTGACGCGGGGCTGCAGCTGGGCGCGGGTGAAATCGGCATGCAGGCGCTCGCCGGCGGCCAATGCTTCGGCGGGGAGGAAGGGCTCACCGCCCTTGTCCTTCAGACGGGCGAGCGCTGCGAGCGGCGATTCCGCCTCGTTGACGCGCAGGGTCTGCGGCGTGCCGTCGATCTCGCGGACCGCCGTGGCGATCTCGCCATGCTGTTCGAGGAAGGCCTCCTCGCGGGCGGCGAGCGCGCGCCGCAGATAGGTGCGGGCCGGGGGTGCGAGGCTGAGGCGGGACTGGGTCTCGGTGACGAGGCCGCGGGAGATCGCCTCGGCAAGCACTGCGGCCGGAAGCGCGTGGCGGCTGCCGGCACGGTGGATCACCGGTACCGGCGTCCCCTGCCCCTCCACCTTCGCCTCGCCCCCGGACAGGAAGCGCAGGAGCTTCAGCATCGCCTTGTTATTGGCAGCGTCACTCATGGGCCGAGACCTCCGGAAAGCGGAAGACCGAGACGACGGTGCGCTCGATCGCCGAGACGAAATCGTCGAAGGCGGCATCATCGCGGCGCTGCTCGACGACCATGCAGGCATGCGCCACCGTCGACCGGTGCCGCCCGAAGCCGCCGGCGATGTCCTGTTGCGTGAGCTGCAGCGCGGTGTGGCAGGCATACATGGCGATCTGGCGGACATGGCAGAGCATGCGCCGCCGGTCGCGCCGCTCCAGCATGCGGCTGCCTGTGATCATCACCATCTCGGCGGTGATCTTCTGGGCGATGCGGCAGACGGTGCGGATGGGGAGCGAGACCGATGGCGGGCGCGGCGGCGGAGGCGGCGCCGGCGGCTCGTCGTCGATCAGCGGACGAAGCGCGGTTTCGAGACGGTGGCGGGGTAAAGGGATTTGATTGAGCGGCATCTGAAAACTCCTGGGTAATAGGAATTAATTCATATACCGTAGCTGAAGAATGATGAGGCGGGAAGAGTGGGGTGGGAGAGGATTGGTGGATTTTGGGTTGATTGTGACATAACGTGTTGAAATAGATTGTGGATTATTTTCCTATATTATGGATCGACCGCAAAGCGCCGAGCGTGGAGCCCCCTCATCCGGCCCTACGGGCCACCTTCTCCCCGCTGGGGAGAAGGGGAGTTTCGGCGGTCTCCGGTTTTCCCTTCTCCCCCCCCCGGGGAGAAGGTGCCCGTAGGGCGGATGAGGGGGCGCGGGTGAGACGCTCAATCGGTCGACCTACAACCCCGCTTCAGCCATCCAGATCTCCGCATCCGCCCCACCGGGAATGCGCAGCGGTGCGGCGGGATCGGTGGCGGCGCGCCAGATGGCTTGCGCGACATCCGGCGCATGGGTCACCGGGCCGGTATCATCCTGCACGCTTTTCACGAATTGCTGGAGCAGCGGCGCGTAATCGGGATCGTCGGCGCCGCGCAGATGCGGGCGGGCGTTCTGGCCGAAGCGGGTTTCGGGCGAGCGGCCGGGCAGGACGATATGGACGCGCACACCGAAGGGCGCGACCTCGACGGCGAGGGATTCGCTCAGCGCGTTCACCGCCGCCTTGCTCGCACGGTAGACGCCGATGACCGGCAGCGTCTTGGCCGTCACCGTCGAGGTGACATTGACGATGACGCCCGCCCGGCGCTGGCGCATCTGCGGCAGCACCGCCTGGATCATAGCCAGCGTGCCGATCACATTGGTCTGGAACAGCGACTGCGCCGTTTCGGGGTCGGTCAGCTCGATCGGCGCCGGAGCGCCGAAGCCGGCATTGTTGACCAGCACGTCGACCGGCCCGGCGCTGGCGACCGCCGCCGCGATGCTTGCGGGACCGGTAACATCGAGCGCCAGGACGCGCAGGCGCTCGGACGCCGGGAGCAGGCTGGCCGCGGGCGTGCGCATCGTCGCGATGACGTCCCAGCCGCGTTCGAGAAAGAGTTTCGCGGTCTCCAGGCCGAAGCCGGACGAGCAACCGGTGATCAAAATCGTAGGCATAATCGTCTCCATGTGAAAAGGAATGCCGCAATGCTAGTGACCGTGATCAAGACTTACTATAGGCTGAAGTCTCCATTTCTTTAGCGTTAGTCCTGATCATGACCATCGATCCGCTTGCCGAAATCGTCACCCTGCTGCAGCCGGCGGCGCGCTTTTCCAAGCTGGTGGAATGCGCCGGCGCCTGGCGCATCCGGCGCGAGGCCACCGGCGAGCCGTTCTATTGCGCCATCCTGGAAGGCGCCTGCCGCGTCAGGTTCGGGGACGATCCGCCGTTCATCCTGGAGGCCGGCGACTTCGTGCTGGTGCCGGCGATGCGCGAGCTGGTGAACGAGAGCCTCGAGGGAACAGCCGATCTGCTGGATACGATCCCGGCGCAGCTGAGCGACGGCCGCTTTCGCGCCGGGCGCCCGGAAGGGCCGGCGGATCTGCGCATGCGGATCGGCCATTGCAGCTTCGGCGCGCCGGATGCGGCGCTGCTGGTGTCGCTGTTGCCTGACGTCGTGATCGTTCGCGGTGAGCCGCGGCTGGCGACGCTGATGCAGCTGGTCGGCGAGGAAACCCGGGAGCGGCGGCCGGCCCGCGAACTGGTGCTGGAGCGGCTGCTCGAAGTGTTGCTGATCGAGGCCCTGCGATCCGGCACGGAGACGGCGGATGCCCCCGGCCTCAGCCGCGGCCTTGCCGACGAGCGCCTGGCCGCCGCCCTCCACGCGCTGCATGCGCGCCCGGCCCATCCCTGGACGGTGGCCGATCTGGCGGCGGAAGCCGCGCTGTCGCGCTCCGCCTTCTTCGCCCGCTTCAACCGCGTCGTCGGACTGCCGCCGATGGAATATCTGCTCGCCTGGCGGATGGCGCTGGCCAAACAGCTGCTGCGCAGGCGGGAGATGGGGATGGACGAGGTGGCGGAGCGGGTCGGCTACGGCTCGGCGAGCACGTTCAGCGTTGCCTTCGCGCGCTATGCGGGGTGCCTCCGGCGCGGTATGCGCGGGGTGGGTGAGGTTGAGTGAGACGGGAAGGATACCGTCGTGAGACAGGTGTTGGGTGTGGCCCCCTCATCCGCCTGCCGGCACCTTCTCCCCGCTGGGGAGAAGGGACGTTTCCATCTACTGCCTCAACAGCTCAACAGGAGCATCCGTCGCGACGTCCCCTTCTCCCAGCGGGGAGAAGGTGCCCGAAGGTTTCAGGTGCAACTCGTTGCACCGGGGATGAGGGGGCTCCGGGTGATGGGCTACGGGCGAGGCGTCGCATAGGCTATCGACTCGATCAGGCACCGCCATCCGGACATCGCAACAAAGACCCGAGATAGAGATCTCTCATCTCTCATCTCTCATCTCTCATCTCTCATCTCTCATCTCTCACCCCCTCCCCCTCACCCACCCTCCCTGTCATCAAACCGATACACTTCACTTGCTAATGATTTGCAATTGCAGATCGGATAGCATTTATGACCGAAGACCATACCGAGACCAGTATTCTCCTTCCCCTCGCCGTTCTCTCCATCGCCCAGCTGATCGGCTGGGGCGCGGTCGGCTTTCCGGCTGTCGCAGCGCCGCAGATGGCGGCGGATCTTCAGATCGGGATGCCTGAAGTCTTTGCCGGGACGACGGTGTTTTACGTGGTGATGGGGGCGTGTTCGCCGTTGTTGTCGCGGGTGTTTGCGCGCCTTGGGGCGCGGGCCGTGATGATTGCCGGGACAGCCGGGTCGGCGGCCGGGCTTCTTCTCCTGTCGCTGGCGCATTCGCCGGCCGGCTATTTCCTGGGATGGCTGATCGTCGGCGCCGCAGGGAGCGCCAGCCTGACCATGCCGGCGCATATCCTGCTCAACGAGATTGCCGGGCGCAAGGCGGCGCGGGCGATCGGTACGCTGATGCTGGTGACCGGCCTGTCGAGCACGATCTTCTGGCCGCTCACCTCGTTTCTGCAGGCGGAGATCGGCTGGCGGGGCGCCTGCGCGGTCTATGCGCTTGTCACGGCTCTCGTCTGCCTGCCGCTCTATGTCTTCGGCCTGCCGCGCAGACGCATCGAGGCGGCCCCTTCAGGCGTGGCGGCGGCGCCCGTTGCGGCGCGCAGCCATGACCGGACTTTCGTGCTGATCGTGGCGGCGATCGTCTTCAATGCCTTCATCACCTATGGCTTCAGCTCGGTGCTGATCGAGCTCTTGAAAGGCGAAGGCCTCAGTGCCGCGCAGGCGCTGACCTTCGGTTCGGCGCTCGGCATCATCCAGATCGCCGCGCGCGGCGTGAATTTCGTCGCCGATAACAAATGGGATGGGGTGGCAATCGGCATCGGCTCGTCGGCGATGCTTTGCCTGTCGCTGTTGATCCTGCTTGCGGTGCAGGGTTCACCGGTCGCGGTCGGCATCTTCCTCGTGCTTTACGGCACGAGCAGCGGTGCGCTGGCAGTGGCACGCTCGACGATCCCGCTGGTGTTTTACGACAAGGGTGAATTTGCCAGGGCGTTGTCGCGGATCGCCCTGCCGCTCAACTGGATTTCGGCCGCCTCGCCGCCGGTTCTCATCTGGCTGATGAGCAATTACGGCAATGGCGCGGTGCTGTCACTCTGCCTGTTCTGCTCGCTCTCGGCCATCGTCATGCTCTGCCTGCTGCGCGGGCGGCGGCCGGCTGAAGCGGCGCTTGCGGCATAGCGGCATCCGGAAACGAAAAAAGCCGGGCGGGAGCCCGGCTCTTGGCATCGACAGCGCGCTGATATCAGCCGCGGCCGCGCTTGCGGCGCTGGCCGAGACCCATTTCCTTGGCGAGGCGCGAGCGCGCTTCGGCATAGGCGGGAGCGACCATCGGATAGTCGGCGGGAAGATCCCACTTTTCGCGGTATTCTTCCGGCGAAAGGCTGTGATGGGTCATCAGGTGGCGCTTCAGGGACTTGAAGTTGCCACCGCATTCCAGGCAGGTGATCTGCTCGTCCTGAACGGACTTGCGGACAGAAACAGCAGGCTTCTGCTTTTCTACGATCGCTGCGGCGGGTTGAGGCACGGACGTGTTGCTAAGGGCGGAATGCACGTCGGAAATCAGATTGGCCAAGTCGGTGACCGGGACTACATGATTGCTGACATAGGCCGCTACGATATCGGCCGTCAGCTCTACCAGCAATTCCGGCCCAGTGCCGGTCGCGGTATCCGTCATATTTTGTTTCTCCTGTTCGCATGCATGGATGATCTATGCTTCGAGAAGCAAAAAGATCGCCTTCGTAGAGGCTAACAGCAGAAGTCCAGCCTAAGGCAGCATGTCCTAAAACGCGAATCCACCCCTAGATTCTTGCCGCCGAATTCTGTCCCAATACTGCCTGAATCCGAATCATACCGTCGCACTCTTCGACCGCAGCCCTAATTAGACATTGGATATCAATGTTAAGGATGGAAAAGCGAAACGATTCTAATTCGAAATCAGAACTCTACTTACAATTCAATTATCATCGTTTTACCGAAAGTCCAATTCTTATTTGCGTGATTTCTACGTAAAAAATCGACGCACATTAAGATTTTGCAAGCAAGCACCCGACTTTAGTCCATAAGCGAAGGCAAAATTTGCGTAAAACTGCTTAACGCCCTGTATTTTATACTCTCATCGTTTGCGCATCTCATCACGTACGGAACCGTCCCACAATTTGTGCCCGGTCGCATGCGCGGCCTTCGCCAGGAGGTGCGCGGCAACCGGAGCGGTCAGTAGAAGGAAGACGATGCCGGCTAGCGCTCGCGCAAAGATTGCAAATTCCCCGGAATAGGTGCCGGCCGCCAGAAGCAGCAGTCCGGAACCGACTGTGCCAGCCTTGGACGCCGCGTGCATACGCGAATAGAGATCAGGCAGACGCAGCACGCCGATCGCCGCAGCGAGCGCGAAAAAGGCGCCGCCGAGCATCAGAAGCGAGACGAGGATCGCGATCGCATATTCCATCAGCTTGCCCTCCCCGGCTTGGCGGCCTTGCGCTTCGGCTTGCCCTTGGGCTTGGACTTTTTGACGGCGGGCGGCGCCTGCTGCTCGCCGCGCGACAGCACGAAGCGGGCGAAGGCGACGGTGGCCAGAAAGCCGACGAGGCCGAGCGAGATGGCGATGTCGATATAGAGCGTGAAGCCGGTCTTGACCGCGACGACGGCGATGAAGCCGATGGCGATGCCGGTCAGCATATCCAGGCCGACCACCCGGTCCGATATCGTCGGCCCGGCGATGATGCGCCAGGCGGTCAAGAGCAGCGCCAGGCCGAGGACGGCGAGCGCGATATTGGCGGCGAGCGCGACGATGGCTGACGGTTCCATCAACGGAAGGCCTCCATGATCTTGCGCTCGAAGCCCTCGGCGATCGCCTTGCGGGCGGCCTGCGGGTTGGAGCAGTCGAGCGCGTGGACATAGAGCGTGCGGCGGTCGTCGCTGACATCGACGGAGAGCGTGCCGGGCGTCAGCGTGATGAGATTGGCGAGCAGCGTGATCTCG encodes the following:
- a CDS encoding GNAT family N-acetyltransferase, giving the protein MPTTSIDIFDADTAARHLPRFSDILIDSVEGGALVGHVIPVNAAAVASYWEGVFASVGVGERLLICATVDGEIVGTVQLYLSPEPNAPHRGEVYKLLVHPTFRNRGIGEALMKAVEVEARNRARTLLLLDTVQGGPAERLYGRLGWQAIGVVPRHFVDPWGELRSSVYMMRFLDSEIS
- a CDS encoding siderophore-interacting protein, translating into MDTNAKDISAPEIERVRHELRRRSLVAESVTDITPGMRRVVLRGEDLADFVSLAPDDHIKVIVSGADGEEERRDYTPRRYDNAARSLTIDFALHEAGPVTQWAIDAKPGTMLEIGGPRGSAVISDKVRRWLLVGDETALPAIGRRVEESGEGTVITVLGAVAGPQEQQSFETTAELTTRWVHRPLDAATDAAPLIAALSGIDIAPQTLVWVAAEASVVRAIRAYLTEERGYPLAWIKASGYWVKGKADTTEKFG
- a CDS encoding sulfocyanin-like copper-binding protein — translated: MFRYKSIFVALGVLCLATPTLAATTIKVTEDGEGGGPMTLTVDQPTVKAGDVVFMVHNDAMTEEHEMVLVKLKASNQQVSVAEGKHRVDEKQLKSLGEVSDLKPGADGTLKAKLAPGSYLLLCNIKGHFEAGMHAALTVVK
- a CDS encoding haloacid dehalogenase type II, whose translation is MTLPGNRPSWLTFDCYGTLIQWDEGLLAAMDRILSAKGGDIDQPAFIATYDRHEHALEEERPHRSFKGVSAIALERAMGEFGLAFTPDDAEILTSSIGRMPPFPEVVETLGRLKAAGFRLAIISNTDDAIIAGNVAQLGGHVDRVITAEQAGAYKPTTQIFHHAWKQLGIGMNDLVHICASPHLDLAAARRLGFRTVWVDRSTGRKPLSDYSADAVVPDLEKVPGVLAAAGWM
- the arr gene encoding NAD(+)--rifampin ADP-ribosyltransferase, producing the protein MTDVLDEGPFFHGTVAALRAGDLLTAGYRSNYHPDVVMNHIYFTSLVDGAGLAAEIAAELIKGGSIPHVYAVEPTGPFENDPNVTDKKFPGNPTRSYRSRAPLKVIGEITQWTRLTPEALQAWRERLAVLLSDERAEIIN
- a CDS encoding LysR family transcriptional regulator, which encodes MSYGFDLDLLKTFAAVVDTGGFTRAAERVHLTQSTVSQQVKKLETNIGHALLLRDTTGGVQTTEAGELLLSYARRLLSTAEEAAEAMRRPAAPRTVRLGVPEDFAGRRLIGLLSGFSAASPHIRLDTVSGWSTELRRLLEAGEIDLALIKREPGDGPALASWKEELIWVEGETRAAESDPVPLAVFPVGCIYRERAIRAIERSGRRWRIAYTSQGLMGVQAAVASGLGISLLPSDAVLPEHRPLSAADGFEPQPASELALVKGRPRLSAEAKSLGEFLTGNLAP
- a CDS encoding aldolase, with the protein product MAHELNITKGGPALLRNVSLDTEEIWKARADLAACLRMAAKLGLEEGICNHFSAIVPGHPDLFIVNRLGWAFQEATASSLLICDFDGNVVAGDGVPEATAFYIHARLHKMSPRVGAAFHTHMPNATALSMVEGEPLIFAGQTALKFYGRVAVDENYNGLALDEREGDRIAAVLGGNDILFMKNHGVMVCAPNIAEAWDDLYYLERAAEVQLKAMSTGRRLLPVAPEVAAAAARQMREGDPESARMHLESVRRVLDREGSGYRD